From one Lotus japonicus ecotype B-129 chromosome 3, LjGifu_v1.2 genomic stretch:
- the LOC130747661 gene encoding uncharacterized protein LOC130747661 isoform X2: MKSPSTVVVAAAIAIATVTLFSLVPSSSCHSHSQWQILTKHNFSSQIRLHRHILLLVTVPWSGESRSLMNDVSVEIADNRREFAALKLMVMHRNAEKVLADSVGAGEDGTTVIYFHDSVSYKYRGRLAAKNILSSLHHYVSLAPEEVPLKALKSPQDLRTFIDSTDQALVLVDFCGWTHKLVAKSKKNNGTENGDGIGKGFSEEGDKIPVSRGKTNQKEGMCKAELSINKGFCEAPRIGEFTSVNDGHLEGCKNKNGHVLHSCSFEDYERFRSFYVKFMNVVREFYLPLERHRFGLVSDQSMLSSLGVGDSGGSWFAVHYLAGCSRCSSIIKEEDSLGNVLRTNNNFVKELEGNRFDQEAILPANKPSVLLFVDRSSDSSETRGKSMEALKAFTILAQHYVNPTGQMNNGNHGKVSIRDYHGLKSTYDLLRSKLSMQAQKIKLNDKVSSIMIINEGKQVSLDNVASDLQGSSLNEILANLLRKNKDGKLSSLAKDLGFQLLSDDIDIKSANTQQQLHSEVQLNHVSTETSQERHSDTVILDDDPYRSATELEENPKLTELDSLRNEVKRTSIVSSEEIKSVQSEEPIADHELPSAETKRPEKDGSSYGNEHGGEQARFRGFNGSFFFSDGNYELLKRLTGGCRVPSLVLVDPFQQQHYVYPEEKGFNFSSLYVFLSKFLNGTLLPYQQSEHVLQGQRDAPHPPFVNLDFHEVDSIPRITAHTFSELVIGFNQSNKDNTSNVWNKDVLVLFSNNWCGFCQRMEIIVREVYRAIKGYVDMLKRGSWNTKESLDYVTKNLPVIYLMDCTLNDCDLILKSVDQMGVYPALILFPAEMKKPLLYEGDMAVIDVMKFLAEHGSNFHHLVKEKVAVLWQTERVVRNENIYDTLQRDIHEESLHTRSKYHAATSQDRMLDLVVRPNLIDSPLSNGRLHETLPHVVIGSVLIATEKLLGIQPFDGSKVLIVAADQITGFQGLIINKHLEWSTVLRKMEGGLEKLKEAPLSLGGPVMKSGMPLLSLSRTVSSNYLPEVLSGIYFLDHVNTTRAMEEMKSGNTPVADYWFFVGYSSWGWNQLYDEMAEGAWNLSEDGMRHLNWP, translated from the exons ATGAAGTCTCCATCGACGGTGGTGGTAGCGGCGGCAATAGCAATCGCAACCGTAACGTTATTCTCCCTCGTTCCCTCCTCATCGTGCCACTCCCACTCCCAATGGCAGATCCTCACCAAACACAACTTCTCCTCCCAGATCCGTCTCCACCGCCACATCCTCCTCCTCGTCACTGTCCCCT GGTCTGGCGAATCTCGCTCCCTCATGAACGATGTCTCCGTCGAAATCGCCGATAACCGCCGCGAGTTCGCCGCTCTGAAACTCATGGTCATGCACAGGAACGCGGAGAAGGTGCTTGCGGATTCGGTTGGTGCTGGTGAAGATGGAACGACGGTTATTTACTTTCATGATTCGGTGTCGTACAAGTACCGGGGAAGACTTGCGGCGAAGAATATACTGTCTTCGTTGCATCACTATGTATCCCTAGCGCCAGAGGAGGTTCCCCTCAAAGCCCTGAAGAGTCCTCAAGATCTCAGAACTTTCATAGATTCAACTGATCAGGCTCTGGTTCTTGTTGATTTTTGTGGATGGACGCACAAGTTGGTCGCCAAGAGCAAGAAAAACAATGGAACAGAAAATG GGGATGGCATTGGGAAGGGCTTTAGTGAAGAGGGTGATAAAATACCGGTGTCGAGGGGGAAGACTAACCAGAAG GAGGGCATGTGCAAGGCTGAACTCAGCATCAATAAAGGGTTTTGTGAAGCTCCTAGGATTGGTGAATTTACCTCAGTAAATGATGGTCATTTGGAGGGCTGCAAGAATAAGAATGGCCATGTACTACATTCCTGTTCATTTGAAGATTATGAACGTTTCCGTTCTTTCTATGTGAAATTCATGAATGTTGTGAGAGAATTCTATCTGCCTCTGGAGCGCCATAGATTTGGTCTGGTTTCAGATCAATCGATGCTTTCATCCCTAGGTGTTGGTGATTCTGGTGGTTCGTGGTTTGCAGTTCACTACCTAGCTGGATGTTCACGTTGTTCTAGTATTATTAAAGAAGAGGATAGCTTGGGCAATGTTTTACGGACGAATAATAATTTTGTCAAAGAG CTGGAAGGTAATCGATTTGATCAAGAGGCCATTCTACCAGCAAATAAGCCATCTGTACTTCTATTTGTTGACAGGTCATCAGACTCCTCAGAAACTAGGGGGAAAAGTATGGAAGCTCTTAAAGCTTTTACAATATTGGCACAACACTATGTGAATCCAACTGGTCAGATGAACAATGGTAATCATGGGAAAGTTTCAATCCGAGATTATCATGGCTTGAAGAGTACATATGATCTTCTAAGGTCAAAGCTCTCTATGCAAGCTCAGAAGATTAAACTAAACGACAAGGTGTCTTCCATCATGATTATAAATGAGGGTAAGCAAGTTAGTTTGGATAATGTAGCTTCTGATCTACAAGGGAGTTCTTTGAATGAGATCTTGGCTAACCTTCTCCGGAAAAACAAGGATGGAAAACTAAGCTCTTTAGCCAAGGATTTAGGTTTCCAACTTTTATCTGATGATATAGACATCAAGTCAGCTAATACACAACAGCAGTTGCATTCAGAAGTTCAGTTGAATCACGTTTCGACAGAAACTTCTCAAGAAAGGCATTCAGATACCGTAATACTGGATGATGATCCGTATAGATCTGCCACAGAGCTTGAGGAAAATCCCAAACTGACTGAGCTAGATTCTCTTCGAAATGAAGTCAAGAGAACTTCTATTGTCTCAAGTGAAGAAATAAAATCTGTACAATCTGAAGAACCTATTGCCGATCATGAACTTCCTAGTGCTGAAACAAAGAGACCAGAAAAAGATGGTTCTTCATATGGAAATGAGCACGGAGGAGAACAGGCTCGTTTTCGTGGTTTTAATggttcctttttcttttctgatgGTAATTACGAATTACTTAAAAGACTCACTGGTGGTTGTAGAGTTCCATCGTTGGTGCTAgttgatccctttcagcagcAACATTACGTTTACCCTGAAGAGAAAGGTTTCAACTTTTCTTCACTGTATGTTTTTCTTTCTAAGTTTCTCAATGGTACCCTGCTTCCATATCAGCAGTCAGAACACGTCCTTCAAGGCCAAAGAGATGCCCCCCATCCTCCATTTGTTAATTTGGATTTTCATGAGGTGGATTCTATACCTCGAATCACGGCTCACACTTTCTCTGAACTCGTGATTGGTTTCAACCAATCTAACAAAGATAATACTTCTAATGTATGGAATAAAGATGTCTTGGTCTTGTTTAGCAATAATTGGTGTGGATTCTGTCAGAGAATGGAGATTATTGTTAGAGAAGTATATCGGGCCATCAAGGGCTATGTGGATATGCTGAAGAGAGGATCTTGGAACACGAAAG AAAGTTTGGATTACGTTACGAAGAATCTTCCTGTAATCTACTTAATGGACTGTACATTGAATGACTGCGATCTGATACTGAAGTCAGTAGATCAG ATGGGGGTTTACCCTGCTCTGATTTTATTTCCAGCAGAAATGAAGAAACCACTTCTTTATGAAGGAGATATGGCTGTAATTGATGTTATGAAGTTTTTGGCCGAGCATGGAAGTAACTTTCATCATCTTGTCAAAGAGAAAG TTGCTGTTCTGTGGCAAACTGAAAGAGTAGTCAGGAATGAGAACATATATGATACTTTGCAACGCGATATCCATGAGGAATCACTTCATACACGCAGCAAATATCATGCAGCCACAAGTCAAGATAGGATGCTGGACCTGGTGGTCAGACCTAACCTGATCGATTCACCTTTATCAAATGGACGACTGCATGAAACATTGCCTCACGTGGTGATTGGTTCAGTGCTAATCGCGACAGAAAAGCTTTTGGGGATTCAACCATTTGATGGATCCAAGGTTCTCATTGTGGCAGCCGATCAAATAACCGGATTTCAAGGTCTTATCATCAACAAGCATCTAGAATGGAGCACTGTGCTTCGTAAAATGGAAGGAGGCTTGGAAAAATTGAAAGAGGCTCCTTTGTCCCTAGGGGGTCCAGTTATGAAATCTGGAATGCCTCTTTTATCCTTAAGTAGAACAGTTTCCAGTAATTATTTGCCTGAAGTCCTGTCTGGAATTTACTTCCTTGATCATGTAAATACAACCCGTGCAATGGAGGAGATGAAGTCAGGAAATACACCAGTGGCTGATTACTGGTTTTTCGTGGGATACTCAAGTTGGGGATGGAACCAGTTATATGATGAGATGGCAGAAGGAGCTTGGAACTTGAGTGAGGATGGAATGAGACATTTAAATTGGCCATGA
- the LOC130747661 gene encoding uncharacterized protein LOC130747661 isoform X1, with translation MKSPSTVVVAAAIAIATVTLFSLVPSSSCHSHSQWQILTKHNFSSQIRLHRHILLLVTVPWSGESRSLMNDVSVEIADNRREFAALKLMVMHRNAEKVLADSVGAGEDGTTVIYFHDSVSYKYRGRLAAKNILSSLHHYVSLAPEEVPLKALKSPQDLRTFIDSTDQALVLVDFCGWTHKLVAKSKKNNGTENGDGIGKGFSEEGDKIPVSRGKTNQKEGMCKAELSINKGFCEAPRIGEFTSVNDGHLEGCKNKNGHVLHSCSFEDYERFRSFYVKFMNVVREFYLPLERHRFGLVSDQSMLSSLGVGDSGGSWFAVHYLAGCSRCSSIIKEEDSLGNVLRTNNNFVKELEGNRFDQEAILPANKPSVLLFVDRSSDSSETRGKSMEALKAFTILAQHYVNPTGQMNNGNHGKVSIRDYHGLKSTYDLLRSKLSMQAQKIKLNDKVSSIMIINEGKQVSLDNVASDLQGSSLNEILANLLRKNKDGKLSSLAKDLGFQLLSDDIDIKSANTQQQLHSEVQLNHVSTETSQERHSDTVILDDDPYRSATELEENPKLTELDSLRNEVKRTSIVSSEEIKSVQSEEPIADHELPSAETKRPEKDGSSYGNEHGGEQARFRGFNGSFFFSDGNYELLKRLTGGCRVPSLVLVDPFQQQHYVYPEEKGFNFSSLYVFLSKFLNGTLLPYQQSEHVLQGQRDAPHPPFVNLDFHEVDSIPRITAHTFSELVIGFNQSNKDNTSNVWNKDVLVLFSNNWCGFCQRMEIIVREVYRAIKGYVDMLKRGSWNTKAESLDYVTKNLPVIYLMDCTLNDCDLILKSVDQMGVYPALILFPAEMKKPLLYEGDMAVIDVMKFLAEHGSNFHHLVKEKVAVLWQTERVVRNENIYDTLQRDIHEESLHTRSKYHAATSQDRMLDLVVRPNLIDSPLSNGRLHETLPHVVIGSVLIATEKLLGIQPFDGSKVLIVAADQITGFQGLIINKHLEWSTVLRKMEGGLEKLKEAPLSLGGPVMKSGMPLLSLSRTVSSNYLPEVLSGIYFLDHVNTTRAMEEMKSGNTPVADYWFFVGYSSWGWNQLYDEMAEGAWNLSEDGMRHLNWP, from the exons ATGAAGTCTCCATCGACGGTGGTGGTAGCGGCGGCAATAGCAATCGCAACCGTAACGTTATTCTCCCTCGTTCCCTCCTCATCGTGCCACTCCCACTCCCAATGGCAGATCCTCACCAAACACAACTTCTCCTCCCAGATCCGTCTCCACCGCCACATCCTCCTCCTCGTCACTGTCCCCT GGTCTGGCGAATCTCGCTCCCTCATGAACGATGTCTCCGTCGAAATCGCCGATAACCGCCGCGAGTTCGCCGCTCTGAAACTCATGGTCATGCACAGGAACGCGGAGAAGGTGCTTGCGGATTCGGTTGGTGCTGGTGAAGATGGAACGACGGTTATTTACTTTCATGATTCGGTGTCGTACAAGTACCGGGGAAGACTTGCGGCGAAGAATATACTGTCTTCGTTGCATCACTATGTATCCCTAGCGCCAGAGGAGGTTCCCCTCAAAGCCCTGAAGAGTCCTCAAGATCTCAGAACTTTCATAGATTCAACTGATCAGGCTCTGGTTCTTGTTGATTTTTGTGGATGGACGCACAAGTTGGTCGCCAAGAGCAAGAAAAACAATGGAACAGAAAATG GGGATGGCATTGGGAAGGGCTTTAGTGAAGAGGGTGATAAAATACCGGTGTCGAGGGGGAAGACTAACCAGAAG GAGGGCATGTGCAAGGCTGAACTCAGCATCAATAAAGGGTTTTGTGAAGCTCCTAGGATTGGTGAATTTACCTCAGTAAATGATGGTCATTTGGAGGGCTGCAAGAATAAGAATGGCCATGTACTACATTCCTGTTCATTTGAAGATTATGAACGTTTCCGTTCTTTCTATGTGAAATTCATGAATGTTGTGAGAGAATTCTATCTGCCTCTGGAGCGCCATAGATTTGGTCTGGTTTCAGATCAATCGATGCTTTCATCCCTAGGTGTTGGTGATTCTGGTGGTTCGTGGTTTGCAGTTCACTACCTAGCTGGATGTTCACGTTGTTCTAGTATTATTAAAGAAGAGGATAGCTTGGGCAATGTTTTACGGACGAATAATAATTTTGTCAAAGAG CTGGAAGGTAATCGATTTGATCAAGAGGCCATTCTACCAGCAAATAAGCCATCTGTACTTCTATTTGTTGACAGGTCATCAGACTCCTCAGAAACTAGGGGGAAAAGTATGGAAGCTCTTAAAGCTTTTACAATATTGGCACAACACTATGTGAATCCAACTGGTCAGATGAACAATGGTAATCATGGGAAAGTTTCAATCCGAGATTATCATGGCTTGAAGAGTACATATGATCTTCTAAGGTCAAAGCTCTCTATGCAAGCTCAGAAGATTAAACTAAACGACAAGGTGTCTTCCATCATGATTATAAATGAGGGTAAGCAAGTTAGTTTGGATAATGTAGCTTCTGATCTACAAGGGAGTTCTTTGAATGAGATCTTGGCTAACCTTCTCCGGAAAAACAAGGATGGAAAACTAAGCTCTTTAGCCAAGGATTTAGGTTTCCAACTTTTATCTGATGATATAGACATCAAGTCAGCTAATACACAACAGCAGTTGCATTCAGAAGTTCAGTTGAATCACGTTTCGACAGAAACTTCTCAAGAAAGGCATTCAGATACCGTAATACTGGATGATGATCCGTATAGATCTGCCACAGAGCTTGAGGAAAATCCCAAACTGACTGAGCTAGATTCTCTTCGAAATGAAGTCAAGAGAACTTCTATTGTCTCAAGTGAAGAAATAAAATCTGTACAATCTGAAGAACCTATTGCCGATCATGAACTTCCTAGTGCTGAAACAAAGAGACCAGAAAAAGATGGTTCTTCATATGGAAATGAGCACGGAGGAGAACAGGCTCGTTTTCGTGGTTTTAATggttcctttttcttttctgatgGTAATTACGAATTACTTAAAAGACTCACTGGTGGTTGTAGAGTTCCATCGTTGGTGCTAgttgatccctttcagcagcAACATTACGTTTACCCTGAAGAGAAAGGTTTCAACTTTTCTTCACTGTATGTTTTTCTTTCTAAGTTTCTCAATGGTACCCTGCTTCCATATCAGCAGTCAGAACACGTCCTTCAAGGCCAAAGAGATGCCCCCCATCCTCCATTTGTTAATTTGGATTTTCATGAGGTGGATTCTATACCTCGAATCACGGCTCACACTTTCTCTGAACTCGTGATTGGTTTCAACCAATCTAACAAAGATAATACTTCTAATGTATGGAATAAAGATGTCTTGGTCTTGTTTAGCAATAATTGGTGTGGATTCTGTCAGAGAATGGAGATTATTGTTAGAGAAGTATATCGGGCCATCAAGGGCTATGTGGATATGCTGAAGAGAGGATCTTGGAACACGAAAG CAGAAAGTTTGGATTACGTTACGAAGAATCTTCCTGTAATCTACTTAATGGACTGTACATTGAATGACTGCGATCTGATACTGAAGTCAGTAGATCAG ATGGGGGTTTACCCTGCTCTGATTTTATTTCCAGCAGAAATGAAGAAACCACTTCTTTATGAAGGAGATATGGCTGTAATTGATGTTATGAAGTTTTTGGCCGAGCATGGAAGTAACTTTCATCATCTTGTCAAAGAGAAAG TTGCTGTTCTGTGGCAAACTGAAAGAGTAGTCAGGAATGAGAACATATATGATACTTTGCAACGCGATATCCATGAGGAATCACTTCATACACGCAGCAAATATCATGCAGCCACAAGTCAAGATAGGATGCTGGACCTGGTGGTCAGACCTAACCTGATCGATTCACCTTTATCAAATGGACGACTGCATGAAACATTGCCTCACGTGGTGATTGGTTCAGTGCTAATCGCGACAGAAAAGCTTTTGGGGATTCAACCATTTGATGGATCCAAGGTTCTCATTGTGGCAGCCGATCAAATAACCGGATTTCAAGGTCTTATCATCAACAAGCATCTAGAATGGAGCACTGTGCTTCGTAAAATGGAAGGAGGCTTGGAAAAATTGAAAGAGGCTCCTTTGTCCCTAGGGGGTCCAGTTATGAAATCTGGAATGCCTCTTTTATCCTTAAGTAGAACAGTTTCCAGTAATTATTTGCCTGAAGTCCTGTCTGGAATTTACTTCCTTGATCATGTAAATACAACCCGTGCAATGGAGGAGATGAAGTCAGGAAATACACCAGTGGCTGATTACTGGTTTTTCGTGGGATACTCAAGTTGGGGATGGAACCAGTTATATGATGAGATGGCAGAAGGAGCTTGGAACTTGAGTGAGGATGGAATGAGACATTTAAATTGGCCATGA
- the LOC130747661 gene encoding uncharacterized protein LOC130747661 isoform X3, protein MEQKMGMALGRALVKRVIKYRCRGGRLTRRWLEGMCKAELSINKGFCEAPRIGEFTSVNDGHLEGCKNKNGHVLHSCSFEDYERFRSFYVKFMNVVREFYLPLERHRFGLVSDQSMLSSLGVGDSGGSWFAVHYLAGCSRCSSIIKEEDSLGNVLRTNNNFVKELEGNRFDQEAILPANKPSVLLFVDRSSDSSETRGKSMEALKAFTILAQHYVNPTGQMNNGNHGKVSIRDYHGLKSTYDLLRSKLSMQAQKIKLNDKVSSIMIINEGKQVSLDNVASDLQGSSLNEILANLLRKNKDGKLSSLAKDLGFQLLSDDIDIKSANTQQQLHSEVQLNHVSTETSQERHSDTVILDDDPYRSATELEENPKLTELDSLRNEVKRTSIVSSEEIKSVQSEEPIADHELPSAETKRPEKDGSSYGNEHGGEQARFRGFNGSFFFSDGNYELLKRLTGGCRVPSLVLVDPFQQQHYVYPEEKGFNFSSLYVFLSKFLNGTLLPYQQSEHVLQGQRDAPHPPFVNLDFHEVDSIPRITAHTFSELVIGFNQSNKDNTSNVWNKDVLVLFSNNWCGFCQRMEIIVREVYRAIKGYVDMLKRGSWNTKAESLDYVTKNLPVIYLMDCTLNDCDLILKSVDQMGVYPALILFPAEMKKPLLYEGDMAVIDVMKFLAEHGSNFHHLVKEKVAVLWQTERVVRNENIYDTLQRDIHEESLHTRSKYHAATSQDRMLDLVVRPNLIDSPLSNGRLHETLPHVVIGSVLIATEKLLGIQPFDGSKVLIVAADQITGFQGLIINKHLEWSTVLRKMEGGLEKLKEAPLSLGGPVMKSGMPLLSLSRTVSSNYLPEVLSGIYFLDHVNTTRAMEEMKSGNTPVADYWFFVGYSSWGWNQLYDEMAEGAWNLSEDGMRHLNWP, encoded by the exons ATGGAACAGAAAATG GGGATGGCATTGGGAAGGGCTTTAGTGAAGAGGGTGATAAAATACCGGTGTCGAGGGGGAAGACTAACCAGAAGGTGGCTG GAGGGCATGTGCAAGGCTGAACTCAGCATCAATAAAGGGTTTTGTGAAGCTCCTAGGATTGGTGAATTTACCTCAGTAAATGATGGTCATTTGGAGGGCTGCAAGAATAAGAATGGCCATGTACTACATTCCTGTTCATTTGAAGATTATGAACGTTTCCGTTCTTTCTATGTGAAATTCATGAATGTTGTGAGAGAATTCTATCTGCCTCTGGAGCGCCATAGATTTGGTCTGGTTTCAGATCAATCGATGCTTTCATCCCTAGGTGTTGGTGATTCTGGTGGTTCGTGGTTTGCAGTTCACTACCTAGCTGGATGTTCACGTTGTTCTAGTATTATTAAAGAAGAGGATAGCTTGGGCAATGTTTTACGGACGAATAATAATTTTGTCAAAGAG CTGGAAGGTAATCGATTTGATCAAGAGGCCATTCTACCAGCAAATAAGCCATCTGTACTTCTATTTGTTGACAGGTCATCAGACTCCTCAGAAACTAGGGGGAAAAGTATGGAAGCTCTTAAAGCTTTTACAATATTGGCACAACACTATGTGAATCCAACTGGTCAGATGAACAATGGTAATCATGGGAAAGTTTCAATCCGAGATTATCATGGCTTGAAGAGTACATATGATCTTCTAAGGTCAAAGCTCTCTATGCAAGCTCAGAAGATTAAACTAAACGACAAGGTGTCTTCCATCATGATTATAAATGAGGGTAAGCAAGTTAGTTTGGATAATGTAGCTTCTGATCTACAAGGGAGTTCTTTGAATGAGATCTTGGCTAACCTTCTCCGGAAAAACAAGGATGGAAAACTAAGCTCTTTAGCCAAGGATTTAGGTTTCCAACTTTTATCTGATGATATAGACATCAAGTCAGCTAATACACAACAGCAGTTGCATTCAGAAGTTCAGTTGAATCACGTTTCGACAGAAACTTCTCAAGAAAGGCATTCAGATACCGTAATACTGGATGATGATCCGTATAGATCTGCCACAGAGCTTGAGGAAAATCCCAAACTGACTGAGCTAGATTCTCTTCGAAATGAAGTCAAGAGAACTTCTATTGTCTCAAGTGAAGAAATAAAATCTGTACAATCTGAAGAACCTATTGCCGATCATGAACTTCCTAGTGCTGAAACAAAGAGACCAGAAAAAGATGGTTCTTCATATGGAAATGAGCACGGAGGAGAACAGGCTCGTTTTCGTGGTTTTAATggttcctttttcttttctgatgGTAATTACGAATTACTTAAAAGACTCACTGGTGGTTGTAGAGTTCCATCGTTGGTGCTAgttgatccctttcagcagcAACATTACGTTTACCCTGAAGAGAAAGGTTTCAACTTTTCTTCACTGTATGTTTTTCTTTCTAAGTTTCTCAATGGTACCCTGCTTCCATATCAGCAGTCAGAACACGTCCTTCAAGGCCAAAGAGATGCCCCCCATCCTCCATTTGTTAATTTGGATTTTCATGAGGTGGATTCTATACCTCGAATCACGGCTCACACTTTCTCTGAACTCGTGATTGGTTTCAACCAATCTAACAAAGATAATACTTCTAATGTATGGAATAAAGATGTCTTGGTCTTGTTTAGCAATAATTGGTGTGGATTCTGTCAGAGAATGGAGATTATTGTTAGAGAAGTATATCGGGCCATCAAGGGCTATGTGGATATGCTGAAGAGAGGATCTTGGAACACGAAAG CAGAAAGTTTGGATTACGTTACGAAGAATCTTCCTGTAATCTACTTAATGGACTGTACATTGAATGACTGCGATCTGATACTGAAGTCAGTAGATCAG ATGGGGGTTTACCCTGCTCTGATTTTATTTCCAGCAGAAATGAAGAAACCACTTCTTTATGAAGGAGATATGGCTGTAATTGATGTTATGAAGTTTTTGGCCGAGCATGGAAGTAACTTTCATCATCTTGTCAAAGAGAAAG TTGCTGTTCTGTGGCAAACTGAAAGAGTAGTCAGGAATGAGAACATATATGATACTTTGCAACGCGATATCCATGAGGAATCACTTCATACACGCAGCAAATATCATGCAGCCACAAGTCAAGATAGGATGCTGGACCTGGTGGTCAGACCTAACCTGATCGATTCACCTTTATCAAATGGACGACTGCATGAAACATTGCCTCACGTGGTGATTGGTTCAGTGCTAATCGCGACAGAAAAGCTTTTGGGGATTCAACCATTTGATGGATCCAAGGTTCTCATTGTGGCAGCCGATCAAATAACCGGATTTCAAGGTCTTATCATCAACAAGCATCTAGAATGGAGCACTGTGCTTCGTAAAATGGAAGGAGGCTTGGAAAAATTGAAAGAGGCTCCTTTGTCCCTAGGGGGTCCAGTTATGAAATCTGGAATGCCTCTTTTATCCTTAAGTAGAACAGTTTCCAGTAATTATTTGCCTGAAGTCCTGTCTGGAATTTACTTCCTTGATCATGTAAATACAACCCGTGCAATGGAGGAGATGAAGTCAGGAAATACACCAGTGGCTGATTACTGGTTTTTCGTGGGATACTCAAGTTGGGGATGGAACCAGTTATATGATGAGATGGCAGAAGGAGCTTGGAACTTGAGTGAGGATGGAATGAGACATTTAAATTGGCCATGA
- the LOC130745062 gene encoding uncharacterized protein LOC130745062 — MGAAAVVQDVAGAWLSLGGDAFMAELTGIELGLQHAWHLGLRELSCFFDCLEVVIVCFSQVNVSTYWARDAILRVRTMLQWGWDVELAHVPMEKNNAADCFAKRASRDGVARREWRLPPSFVIEALYKDML, encoded by the coding sequence ATGGGCGCGGCAGCGGTAGTTCAAGATGTCGCAGGTGCTTGGCTCTCCCTTGGCGGCGATGCATTCATGGCGGAACTTACAGGAATTGAACTGGGACTCCAACATGCGTGGCACTTAGGACTTCGGGAGCTGTCATGCTTCTTCGATTGCTTAGAAGTCGTCATTGTTTGCTTCTCACAGGTAAATGTATCCACTTATTGGGCAAGAGATGCAATACTTCGTGTTAGGACCATGCTTCAGTGGGGCTGGGATGTGGAGCTAGCTCATGTGCCCATGGAGAAGAACAATGCGGCGGATTGTTTTGCGAAGCGTGCTTCAAGGGATGGCGTTGCAAGACGCGAATGGCGTTTACCACCCTCGTTTGTTATTGAAGCTCTTTATAAAGATATGTTGTAG
- the LOC130747662 gene encoding uncharacterized protein LOC130747662, whose protein sequence is MLDESSGLTGFFVKILGYDPMNDFAVFTESDSNYCVEITSTKDGKFTTVNLNLRTSLEEGSRQNEKANSFLWVCECVTILLRKIGVSAASEGELGYLNKGAPWSSCYQFYVLITYVFVSGWIMLFSNHMYLKVIGASQI, encoded by the exons ATGTTAGATGAAAGCAGTGGCCTAACAG GGTTTTTTGTAAAAATACTTGGATATGATCCTATGAATGATTTTGCAGTATTTACAGAAAGTGATTCCAATTATTGCGTGGAAATAACAAGCACAAAAGATGGCAAGTTCACAACTGTTAACTTGAACTTAAGGACTTCATTGGAGGAAGGAAGTAGACAAAATGAAAAGGCCAACTCTTTTTTGTGGGTTTGTGAGTGTGTCACCATTTTGCTGAGAAAAATTGGTGTGAGTGCTGCATCAGAGGGAGAATTGGGATATTTGAATAAAGGTGCCCCTTGGAGCAGTTGCTACCAGTTTTATGTACTTATCACTTACGTCTTTGTTTCTGGTTGGATAATGTTATTCTCCAATCACATGTACCTTAAGGTGATTGGAGCTTCacaaatataa